A DNA window from Coffea arabica cultivar ET-39 chromosome 6c, Coffea Arabica ET-39 HiFi, whole genome shotgun sequence contains the following coding sequences:
- the LOC113692717 gene encoding putative chloride channel-like protein CLC-g isoform X3, with translation MAAASPPAEAAVEEESLLSQPLLQQHEEQHHTLRRSASNTTSQLAIVGSNLCAIESLDYEFVAAFAIFSSSNFALTLFASLITAFIAPECAGSGIPEVKAYLNGVDAPAIFSLRTLLVKIIGSISAVSSSLNVGKAGPMVHTGACIAAILGQGGSKKYGLTWKWLRFFKNDRDRRDLVTCGSAAGIAAAFRAPVGGVLFALEEMASWWRSALLWRAFFTAAIVAIVLRALIDVCLSGKCGLFGKGGLIMYDVTSADIPYHLWDVPPVILLGVVGGILGSLYNSLLEKVLRIYNLINEKGTFFKIILACCISICTSCLLFGLPWIASCRPCPLDPSEPCPTIGRSGNYKKFQCAPGHYNDLASLFFNTNDDAIKNLFSKNTDAEFQHSSMLIFFVTCFFLSIFSYGIVAPTGLFVPVIVTGASYGRLVGMLVGSRSTLNHGLFAVLGSASLLGGSMRMTVSLCVIILELTNNLLLLPLIMLVLLISKTVADAFNGNIYDLIMRSKGFPYLEAHAEPYMRQLTVGDVVTGPLQLFQGIEKVANIVHVLKTTGHNGFPVVDVPPFSEAPVLVGLILRAHLITLLKKKAFLHSPMPNFSDAFKRFMADDFAKKGLGNGDRIEDIDLSDEEMNMFVDLHPFVNTSPYSVVETMSLAKALILFREVGLRHMLVVPKIPGGVPVVGILTRHDFMPEHVLNVHPSSLRSRWRRLRFQWPIWSKIF, from the exons ATGGCTGCCGCGTCACCTCCGGCGGAGGCTGCAGTGGAAGAAGAATCTTTGCTCTCACAGCCTCTGCTACAACAACACGAAGAACAACATCATACCCTCCGCAGATCAGCTTCCAATACCACTTCGCAACTTGCCATCGTCGGCTCTAATCTCTGCGCTATCGAAAGCCTTGACTACGA GTTTGTGGCAGCTTTTGCTATCTTTTCATCATCAAATTTTGCGTTGACCTTGTTTGCAAGTTTGATTACGGCTTTTATAGCCCCGGAATGTGCTGGTTCAGGTATACCAGAGGTTAAGGCTTACTTGAATGGCGTAGATGCACCAGCAATATTTTCGTTAAGAACTTTGCTTGTCAAG ATTATTGGTAGCATTTCTGCTGTGTCATCCTCTCTCAATGTTGGCAAGGCAGGACCAATGGTCCATACTGGTGCATGCATTGCTGCAATTTTGGGCCAGGGCGGGTCAAAAAAGTATGGTTTAACTTGGAAATGGCTGCGGTTTTTTAAAAATGATCGAGATCGGAGAGATTTGGTAACTTGTGGATCAGCTGCTGGGATTGCTGCTGCTTTTCGTGCTCCTGTTGGTGGTGTTTTATTTGCTCTCGAAGAAATGGCATCTTG GTGGAGAAGTGCTCTTCTGTGGAGAGCTTTCTTCACAGCTGCTATTGTTGCGATTGTCCTTCGTGCTTTGATTGATGTTTGTTTGAGTGGAAAATGTGGACTATTTGGTAAAGGGGGGCTAATCATGTATGATGTGACCTCAGCTGATATTCCCTATCACCTATGGGATGTGCCTCCAGTAATACTTCTTGGAGTTGTAGGGGGCATATTGGGAAGTTTGTACAATAGTTTACTTGAAAAGGTTCTCCGAATCTACAATCTGATTAATGA AAAAGGCACTTTTTTCAAGATAATTCTTGCTTGCTGTATATCCATATGCACATCCTGTCTTCTATTTGGATTACCATGGATTGCATCTTGCCGTCCTTGTCCGCTTGATCCTTCAGAGCCTTGTCCAACAATTGGCCGGTCTGGGAATTATAAGAAATTTCAGTGTGCCCCTGGTCACTACAATGATTTAGCCAGCCTCTTTTTCAATACAAATGATGATGCAATCAAAAACCTTTTCAGCAAGAATACTGATGCTGAGTTCCAGCACTCTTCAATGCTAATCTTCTTCGTCACCTGTTTTTTCCTGAGCATCTTTAGTTATGGCATTGTCGCACCTACAGGCCTCTTTGTACCTGTTATTGTTACTGGCGCGTCTTATGGACGGCTTGTAGGAATGCTAGTTGGTTCACGCTCAACTCTCAACCATGGCCTTTTTGCTGTCCTAGGTTCTGCTTCTCTTCTTGGTGGATCTATGAGGATGACTGTTTCTTTATGTGTTATTATCTTGGAACTTACAAACAATCTATTATTGCTGCCCCTAATAATGCTGGTTCTTCTTATTTCCAAGACTGTAGCTGATGCATTTAATGGAAATATATACGATCTGATTATGAGGTCAAAGGGTTTTCCTTACTTAGAAGCTCATGCTGAACCGTACATGAGGCAACTGACAGTTGGGGATGTGGTCACCGGCCCACTTCAGCTTTTCCAAGGCATTGAGAAGGTTGCTAATATAGTTCATGTCCTCAAGACAACTGGGCATAATGGGTTTCCGGTGGTGGATGTGCCCCCATTTTCTGAAGCCCCAGTTTTGGTTGGTCTTATCCTCCGTGCCCATCTCATCACATTgctgaagaagaaagctttTTTGCATAGTCCAATGCCTAATTTCTCTGATGCCTTTAAACGGTTCATGGCAGATGATTTTGCAAAGAAGGGTTTGGGAAATGGAGACAGGATTGAAGATATAGATTTGTCAGATGAAGAGATGAATATGTTCGTAGATTTGCATCCTTTTGTTAACACTTCACCATATTCTGTGGTAGAGACGATGTCCTTGGCAAAGGCTCTTATACTTTTCCGGGAAGTCGGTTTGAGGCATATGCTGGTTGTTCCAAAAATACCTGGA GGAGTGCCAGTTGTGGGGATATTGACCAGGCATGATTTCATGCCAGAACACGTACTGAATGTGCATCCCTCGTCGCTGAGGAGCAGGTGGAGAAGATTGAGATTTCAGTGGCCGATTTGGAGTAAAATTTTTTAG
- the LOC113692720 gene encoding defensin-like protein P322 encodes MMMTKMTYSMRLFATAFLLLMLFMSTEMDPVRVAEARTCESLSHRFKGTCVRGSNCAAVCQTEGFPGGQCSGLRRRCFCSKPC; translated from the exons ATGATGATGACGAAGATGACGTATTCCATGCGCCTGTTTGCAACTGCATTCCTCCTGCTGATGCTCTTCATGTCCACAG AGATGGATCCAGTGAGGGTGGCAGAGGCAAGGACCTGCGAGTCCCTGAGCCACCGGTTCAAGGGAACGTGTGTAAGAGGGAGCAACTGTGCAGCTGTGTGCCAGACCGAAGGCTTTCCAGGGGGGCAGTGCAGTGGCCTCAGAAGACGCTGTTTCTGCAGCAAACCTTGTTAG
- the LOC113692717 gene encoding putative chloride channel-like protein CLC-g isoform X2 — protein sequence MENALFKQDWRNNRKIQIFQYIFMKWTFCFLIGLLVSLVGFFNNLAVENIAGLKFVVTSDMMLARRFVAAFAIFSSSNFALTLFASLITAFIAPECAGSGIPEVKAYLNGVDAPAIFSLRTLLVKIIGSISAVSSSLNVGKAGPMVHTGACIAAILGQGGSKKYGLTWKWLRFFKNDRDRRDLVTCGSAAGIAAAFRAPVGGVLFALEEMASWWRSALLWRAFFTAAIVAIVLRALIDVCLSGKCGLFGKGGLIMYDVTSADIPYHLWDVPPVILLGVVGGILGSLYNSLLEKVLRIYNLINEKGTFFKIILACCISICTSCLLFGLPWIASCRPCPLDPSEPCPTIGRSGNYKKFQCAPGHYNDLASLFFNTNDDAIKNLFSKNTDAEFQHSSMLIFFVTCFFLSIFSYGIVAPTGLFVPVIVTGASYGRLVGMLVGSRSTLNHGLFAVLGSASLLGGSMRMTVSLCVIILELTNNLLLLPLIMLVLLISKTVADAFNGNIYDLIMRSKGFPYLEAHAEPYMRQLTVGDVVTGPLQLFQGIEKVANIVHVLKTTGHNGFPVVDVPPFSEAPVLVGLILRAHLITLLKKKAFLHSPMPNFSDAFKRFMADDFAKKGLGNGDRIEDIDLSDEEMNMFVDLHPFVNTSPYSVVETMSLAKALILFREVGLRHMLVVPKIPGGVPVVGILTRHDFMPEHVLNVHPSSLRSRWRRLRFQWPIWSKIF from the exons ATGGAGAATGCCCTTTTCAAGCAAGATTGGAGGAATAATCGGAAGATCCAAATTTTCCagtacatattcatgaaatGGACTTTCTGTTTCCTTATTGGACTTCTTGTCAGTCTTGTGGGCTTCTTCAACAACCTTGCAGTTGAAAACATTGCAGGTTTGAAGTTTGTTGTCACCTCCGACATGATGTTGGCGAGAAG GTTTGTGGCAGCTTTTGCTATCTTTTCATCATCAAATTTTGCGTTGACCTTGTTTGCAAGTTTGATTACGGCTTTTATAGCCCCGGAATGTGCTGGTTCAGGTATACCAGAGGTTAAGGCTTACTTGAATGGCGTAGATGCACCAGCAATATTTTCGTTAAGAACTTTGCTTGTCAAG ATTATTGGTAGCATTTCTGCTGTGTCATCCTCTCTCAATGTTGGCAAGGCAGGACCAATGGTCCATACTGGTGCATGCATTGCTGCAATTTTGGGCCAGGGCGGGTCAAAAAAGTATGGTTTAACTTGGAAATGGCTGCGGTTTTTTAAAAATGATCGAGATCGGAGAGATTTGGTAACTTGTGGATCAGCTGCTGGGATTGCTGCTGCTTTTCGTGCTCCTGTTGGTGGTGTTTTATTTGCTCTCGAAGAAATGGCATCTTG GTGGAGAAGTGCTCTTCTGTGGAGAGCTTTCTTCACAGCTGCTATTGTTGCGATTGTCCTTCGTGCTTTGATTGATGTTTGTTTGAGTGGAAAATGTGGACTATTTGGTAAAGGGGGGCTAATCATGTATGATGTGACCTCAGCTGATATTCCCTATCACCTATGGGATGTGCCTCCAGTAATACTTCTTGGAGTTGTAGGGGGCATATTGGGAAGTTTGTACAATAGTTTACTTGAAAAGGTTCTCCGAATCTACAATCTGATTAATGA AAAAGGCACTTTTTTCAAGATAATTCTTGCTTGCTGTATATCCATATGCACATCCTGTCTTCTATTTGGATTACCATGGATTGCATCTTGCCGTCCTTGTCCGCTTGATCCTTCAGAGCCTTGTCCAACAATTGGCCGGTCTGGGAATTATAAGAAATTTCAGTGTGCCCCTGGTCACTACAATGATTTAGCCAGCCTCTTTTTCAATACAAATGATGATGCAATCAAAAACCTTTTCAGCAAGAATACTGATGCTGAGTTCCAGCACTCTTCAATGCTAATCTTCTTCGTCACCTGTTTTTTCCTGAGCATCTTTAGTTATGGCATTGTCGCACCTACAGGCCTCTTTGTACCTGTTATTGTTACTGGCGCGTCTTATGGACGGCTTGTAGGAATGCTAGTTGGTTCACGCTCAACTCTCAACCATGGCCTTTTTGCTGTCCTAGGTTCTGCTTCTCTTCTTGGTGGATCTATGAGGATGACTGTTTCTTTATGTGTTATTATCTTGGAACTTACAAACAATCTATTATTGCTGCCCCTAATAATGCTGGTTCTTCTTATTTCCAAGACTGTAGCTGATGCATTTAATGGAAATATATACGATCTGATTATGAGGTCAAAGGGTTTTCCTTACTTAGAAGCTCATGCTGAACCGTACATGAGGCAACTGACAGTTGGGGATGTGGTCACCGGCCCACTTCAGCTTTTCCAAGGCATTGAGAAGGTTGCTAATATAGTTCATGTCCTCAAGACAACTGGGCATAATGGGTTTCCGGTGGTGGATGTGCCCCCATTTTCTGAAGCCCCAGTTTTGGTTGGTCTTATCCTCCGTGCCCATCTCATCACATTgctgaagaagaaagctttTTTGCATAGTCCAATGCCTAATTTCTCTGATGCCTTTAAACGGTTCATGGCAGATGATTTTGCAAAGAAGGGTTTGGGAAATGGAGACAGGATTGAAGATATAGATTTGTCAGATGAAGAGATGAATATGTTCGTAGATTTGCATCCTTTTGTTAACACTTCACCATATTCTGTGGTAGAGACGATGTCCTTGGCAAAGGCTCTTATACTTTTCCGGGAAGTCGGTTTGAGGCATATGCTGGTTGTTCCAAAAATACCTGGA GGAGTGCCAGTTGTGGGGATATTGACCAGGCATGATTTCATGCCAGAACACGTACTGAATGTGCATCCCTCGTCGCTGAGGAGCAGGTGGAGAAGATTGAGATTTCAGTGGCCGATTTGGAGTAAAATTTTTTAG
- the LOC113692717 gene encoding putative chloride channel-like protein CLC-g isoform X4, which yields MAAASPPAEAAVEEESLLSQPLLQQHEEQHHTLRRSASNTTSQLAIVGSNLCAIESLDYEIMENALFKQDWRNNRKIQIFQYIFMKWTFCFLIGLLVSLVGFFNNLAVENIAGLKFVVTSDMMLARRFVAAFAIFSSSNFALTLFASLITAFIAPECAGSGIPEVKAYLNGVDAPAIFSLRTLLVKIIGSISAVSSSLNVGKAGPMVHTGACIAAILGQGGSKKYGLTWKWLRFFKNDRDRRDLVTCGSAAGIAAAFRAPVGGVLFALEEMASWWRSALLWRAFFTAAIVAIVLRALIDVCLSGKCGLFGKGGLIMYDVTSADIPYHLWDVPPVILLGVVGGILGSLYNSLLEKVLRIYNLINEKGTFFKIILACCISICTSCLLFGLPWIASCRPCPLDPSEPCPTIGRSGNYKKFQCAPGHYNDLASLFFNTNDDAIKNLFSKNTDAEFQHSSMLIFFVTCFFLSIFSYGIVAPTGLFVPVIVTGASYGRLVGMLVGSRSTLNHGLFAVLGSASLLGGSMRMTVSLCVIILELTNNLLLLPLIMLVLLISKTVADAFNGNIYDLIMRSKGFPYLEAHAEPYMRQLTVGDVVTGPLQLFQGIEKVANIVHVLKTTGHNGFPVVDVPPFSEAPVLMILQRRVWEMETGLKI from the exons ATGGCTGCCGCGTCACCTCCGGCGGAGGCTGCAGTGGAAGAAGAATCTTTGCTCTCACAGCCTCTGCTACAACAACACGAAGAACAACATCATACCCTCCGCAGATCAGCTTCCAATACCACTTCGCAACTTGCCATCGTCGGCTCTAATCTCTGCGCTATCGAAAGCCTTGACTACGA GATTATGGAGAATGCCCTTTTCAAGCAAGATTGGAGGAATAATCGGAAGATCCAAATTTTCCagtacatattcatgaaatGGACTTTCTGTTTCCTTATTGGACTTCTTGTCAGTCTTGTGGGCTTCTTCAACAACCTTGCAGTTGAAAACATTGCAGGTTTGAAGTTTGTTGTCACCTCCGACATGATGTTGGCGAGAAG GTTTGTGGCAGCTTTTGCTATCTTTTCATCATCAAATTTTGCGTTGACCTTGTTTGCAAGTTTGATTACGGCTTTTATAGCCCCGGAATGTGCTGGTTCAGGTATACCAGAGGTTAAGGCTTACTTGAATGGCGTAGATGCACCAGCAATATTTTCGTTAAGAACTTTGCTTGTCAAG ATTATTGGTAGCATTTCTGCTGTGTCATCCTCTCTCAATGTTGGCAAGGCAGGACCAATGGTCCATACTGGTGCATGCATTGCTGCAATTTTGGGCCAGGGCGGGTCAAAAAAGTATGGTTTAACTTGGAAATGGCTGCGGTTTTTTAAAAATGATCGAGATCGGAGAGATTTGGTAACTTGTGGATCAGCTGCTGGGATTGCTGCTGCTTTTCGTGCTCCTGTTGGTGGTGTTTTATTTGCTCTCGAAGAAATGGCATCTTG GTGGAGAAGTGCTCTTCTGTGGAGAGCTTTCTTCACAGCTGCTATTGTTGCGATTGTCCTTCGTGCTTTGATTGATGTTTGTTTGAGTGGAAAATGTGGACTATTTGGTAAAGGGGGGCTAATCATGTATGATGTGACCTCAGCTGATATTCCCTATCACCTATGGGATGTGCCTCCAGTAATACTTCTTGGAGTTGTAGGGGGCATATTGGGAAGTTTGTACAATAGTTTACTTGAAAAGGTTCTCCGAATCTACAATCTGATTAATGA AAAAGGCACTTTTTTCAAGATAATTCTTGCTTGCTGTATATCCATATGCACATCCTGTCTTCTATTTGGATTACCATGGATTGCATCTTGCCGTCCTTGTCCGCTTGATCCTTCAGAGCCTTGTCCAACAATTGGCCGGTCTGGGAATTATAAGAAATTTCAGTGTGCCCCTGGTCACTACAATGATTTAGCCAGCCTCTTTTTCAATACAAATGATGATGCAATCAAAAACCTTTTCAGCAAGAATACTGATGCTGAGTTCCAGCACTCTTCAATGCTAATCTTCTTCGTCACCTGTTTTTTCCTGAGCATCTTTAGTTATGGCATTGTCGCACCTACAGGCCTCTTTGTACCTGTTATTGTTACTGGCGCGTCTTATGGACGGCTTGTAGGAATGCTAGTTGGTTCACGCTCAACTCTCAACCATGGCCTTTTTGCTGTCCTAGGTTCTGCTTCTCTTCTTGGTGGATCTATGAGGATGACTGTTTCTTTATGTGTTATTATCTTGGAACTTACAAACAATCTATTATTGCTGCCCCTAATAATGCTGGTTCTTCTTATTTCCAAGACTGTAGCTGATGCATTTAATGGAAATATATACGATCTGATTATGAGGTCAAAGGGTTTTCCTTACTTAGAAGCTCATGCTGAACCGTACATGAGGCAACTGACAGTTGGGGATGTGGTCACCGGCCCACTTCAGCTTTTCCAAGGCATTGAGAAGGTTGCTAATATAGTTCATGTCCTCAAGACAACTGGGCATAATGGGTTTCCGGTGGTGGATGTGCCCCCATTTTCTGAAGCCCCAGTTTTG ATGATTTTGCAAAGAAGGGTTTGGGAAATGGAGACAGGATTGAAGATATAG
- the LOC113692717 gene encoding putative chloride channel-like protein CLC-g isoform X1, with product MAAASPPAEAAVEEESLLSQPLLQQHEEQHHTLRRSASNTTSQLAIVGSNLCAIESLDYEIMENALFKQDWRNNRKIQIFQYIFMKWTFCFLIGLLVSLVGFFNNLAVENIAGLKFVVTSDMMLARRFVAAFAIFSSSNFALTLFASLITAFIAPECAGSGIPEVKAYLNGVDAPAIFSLRTLLVKIIGSISAVSSSLNVGKAGPMVHTGACIAAILGQGGSKKYGLTWKWLRFFKNDRDRRDLVTCGSAAGIAAAFRAPVGGVLFALEEMASWWRSALLWRAFFTAAIVAIVLRALIDVCLSGKCGLFGKGGLIMYDVTSADIPYHLWDVPPVILLGVVGGILGSLYNSLLEKVLRIYNLINEKGTFFKIILACCISICTSCLLFGLPWIASCRPCPLDPSEPCPTIGRSGNYKKFQCAPGHYNDLASLFFNTNDDAIKNLFSKNTDAEFQHSSMLIFFVTCFFLSIFSYGIVAPTGLFVPVIVTGASYGRLVGMLVGSRSTLNHGLFAVLGSASLLGGSMRMTVSLCVIILELTNNLLLLPLIMLVLLISKTVADAFNGNIYDLIMRSKGFPYLEAHAEPYMRQLTVGDVVTGPLQLFQGIEKVANIVHVLKTTGHNGFPVVDVPPFSEAPVLVGLILRAHLITLLKKKAFLHSPMPNFSDAFKRFMADDFAKKGLGNGDRIEDIDLSDEEMNMFVDLHPFVNTSPYSVVETMSLAKALILFREVGLRHMLVVPKIPGGVPVVGILTRHDFMPEHVLNVHPSSLRSRWRRLRFQWPIWSKIF from the exons ATGGCTGCCGCGTCACCTCCGGCGGAGGCTGCAGTGGAAGAAGAATCTTTGCTCTCACAGCCTCTGCTACAACAACACGAAGAACAACATCATACCCTCCGCAGATCAGCTTCCAATACCACTTCGCAACTTGCCATCGTCGGCTCTAATCTCTGCGCTATCGAAAGCCTTGACTACGA GATTATGGAGAATGCCCTTTTCAAGCAAGATTGGAGGAATAATCGGAAGATCCAAATTTTCCagtacatattcatgaaatGGACTTTCTGTTTCCTTATTGGACTTCTTGTCAGTCTTGTGGGCTTCTTCAACAACCTTGCAGTTGAAAACATTGCAGGTTTGAAGTTTGTTGTCACCTCCGACATGATGTTGGCGAGAAG GTTTGTGGCAGCTTTTGCTATCTTTTCATCATCAAATTTTGCGTTGACCTTGTTTGCAAGTTTGATTACGGCTTTTATAGCCCCGGAATGTGCTGGTTCAGGTATACCAGAGGTTAAGGCTTACTTGAATGGCGTAGATGCACCAGCAATATTTTCGTTAAGAACTTTGCTTGTCAAG ATTATTGGTAGCATTTCTGCTGTGTCATCCTCTCTCAATGTTGGCAAGGCAGGACCAATGGTCCATACTGGTGCATGCATTGCTGCAATTTTGGGCCAGGGCGGGTCAAAAAAGTATGGTTTAACTTGGAAATGGCTGCGGTTTTTTAAAAATGATCGAGATCGGAGAGATTTGGTAACTTGTGGATCAGCTGCTGGGATTGCTGCTGCTTTTCGTGCTCCTGTTGGTGGTGTTTTATTTGCTCTCGAAGAAATGGCATCTTG GTGGAGAAGTGCTCTTCTGTGGAGAGCTTTCTTCACAGCTGCTATTGTTGCGATTGTCCTTCGTGCTTTGATTGATGTTTGTTTGAGTGGAAAATGTGGACTATTTGGTAAAGGGGGGCTAATCATGTATGATGTGACCTCAGCTGATATTCCCTATCACCTATGGGATGTGCCTCCAGTAATACTTCTTGGAGTTGTAGGGGGCATATTGGGAAGTTTGTACAATAGTTTACTTGAAAAGGTTCTCCGAATCTACAATCTGATTAATGA AAAAGGCACTTTTTTCAAGATAATTCTTGCTTGCTGTATATCCATATGCACATCCTGTCTTCTATTTGGATTACCATGGATTGCATCTTGCCGTCCTTGTCCGCTTGATCCTTCAGAGCCTTGTCCAACAATTGGCCGGTCTGGGAATTATAAGAAATTTCAGTGTGCCCCTGGTCACTACAATGATTTAGCCAGCCTCTTTTTCAATACAAATGATGATGCAATCAAAAACCTTTTCAGCAAGAATACTGATGCTGAGTTCCAGCACTCTTCAATGCTAATCTTCTTCGTCACCTGTTTTTTCCTGAGCATCTTTAGTTATGGCATTGTCGCACCTACAGGCCTCTTTGTACCTGTTATTGTTACTGGCGCGTCTTATGGACGGCTTGTAGGAATGCTAGTTGGTTCACGCTCAACTCTCAACCATGGCCTTTTTGCTGTCCTAGGTTCTGCTTCTCTTCTTGGTGGATCTATGAGGATGACTGTTTCTTTATGTGTTATTATCTTGGAACTTACAAACAATCTATTATTGCTGCCCCTAATAATGCTGGTTCTTCTTATTTCCAAGACTGTAGCTGATGCATTTAATGGAAATATATACGATCTGATTATGAGGTCAAAGGGTTTTCCTTACTTAGAAGCTCATGCTGAACCGTACATGAGGCAACTGACAGTTGGGGATGTGGTCACCGGCCCACTTCAGCTTTTCCAAGGCATTGAGAAGGTTGCTAATATAGTTCATGTCCTCAAGACAACTGGGCATAATGGGTTTCCGGTGGTGGATGTGCCCCCATTTTCTGAAGCCCCAGTTTTGGTTGGTCTTATCCTCCGTGCCCATCTCATCACATTgctgaagaagaaagctttTTTGCATAGTCCAATGCCTAATTTCTCTGATGCCTTTAAACGGTTCATGGCAGATGATTTTGCAAAGAAGGGTTTGGGAAATGGAGACAGGATTGAAGATATAGATTTGTCAGATGAAGAGATGAATATGTTCGTAGATTTGCATCCTTTTGTTAACACTTCACCATATTCTGTGGTAGAGACGATGTCCTTGGCAAAGGCTCTTATACTTTTCCGGGAAGTCGGTTTGAGGCATATGCTGGTTGTTCCAAAAATACCTGGA GGAGTGCCAGTTGTGGGGATATTGACCAGGCATGATTTCATGCCAGAACACGTACTGAATGTGCATCCCTCGTCGCTGAGGAGCAGGTGGAGAAGATTGAGATTTCAGTGGCCGATTTGGAGTAAAATTTTTTAG